The Porites lutea chromosome 4, jaPorLute2.1, whole genome shotgun sequence genome contains a region encoding:
- the LOC140934644 gene encoding uncharacterized protein, whose amino-acid sequence MGAPNLNPEESPEVEGVLNTSQGSLFEVNPEKEGCIPETETGEISVDAEMASEVLGTPGDKTALESQGISGTDEVTETMQILEAQGIEKVQDMDEVMQIDESLTIPELKQVSMDTPTGHAGNCTTCKTLRSEVTQLRRKVTRLKTIQTDPWPVTNETELGLEDESEDEQEMQDDAYEEFECDEDPTWSPEDQPLLREIYNKLLIISYKRAKSLGNILVRAKL is encoded by the exons ATGGGGGCTCCCAATCTCAACCCTGAGGAGTCTCCAGAAGTCGAGGGTGTTCTGAATACAAGTCAGGGTTCTTTGTTTGAGGTAAATCCTGAAAAGGAGGGCTGCATCCCTGAGACTGAGACGGGTGAGATAAGTGTTGATGCTGAGATGGCTTCAGAGGTCCTAGGTACTCCTGGTGATAAGACAGCTCTCGAGAGCCAAGGGATTTCAGGCACTGATGAGGTTACTGAGACCATGCAGATCCTGGAGGCTCAGGGAATCGAAAAAGTGCAGGATATGGATGAAGTTATGCAGATTGATGAATCATTAACGATTCCTGAACTTAAACAGGTTTCTATG gaTACTCCAACTGGACATGCTGGGAATTGCACAACATGCAAAACCCTGAGGAGTGAGGTGACTCAGTTAAGGCGCAAAGTCACAAGACTGAAGA CTATTCAAACTGATCCATGGCCAGTAACAAATGAGACAGAGTTAGGGCTAGAGGATGAATCAGAAGATGAGCAGGAAATGCAGGACGACGCGTATGAGGAGTTTGAGTGTGATGAAGACCCTACATGGAGTCCTGAAGATCAACCACTACTAAGAGAAATATACAACAAGCTTCTCATCATTTCATATAAAAGAGCAAAATCGCTGGGAAATATCCTCGTTAGAGCAAAACTATAA